From a single Brassica napus cultivar Da-Ae chromosome C9, Da-Ae, whole genome shotgun sequence genomic region:
- the LOC106372572 gene encoding uncharacterized protein At5g02240, with translation MANLPTVLVTGASGKTGQIVYKKLKERSDKFVAKGLVRTPQGKEKIGGEDDVFIGDIRDADSITPAIQGIDALVILTSAVPKMKPGFDPTKGGRPEFIFDDGQYPEQVDWIGQKNQIDAAKAAGVKHIVLVGSMGGTNPDHPLNKLGNGNILIWKRKAEQYLADSGTPYTIIRAGGLLDKEGGARELLVGKDDELLQTDTKTVPRADVAEVCIQALLFEEAKNKAFDLGSKPEGTSSPTNDFKALFSQVTARF, from the exons ATGGCGAATCTCCCCACCGTTCTCGTTACCGGCGCTAGTGGCAAAACAG GTCAGATTGTGTACAAGAAGCTGAAGGAGAGGTCAGACAAGTTTGTGGCGAAGGGGTTAGTGAGAACTCCTCAAGGGAAAGAGAAGATTGGAGGAGAAGATGATGTGTTCATTGGTGATATAAGGGATGCTGATAGCATTACCCCTGCGATTCAAGGGATCGATGCGCTTGTGATTCTCACTAGCGCTGTGCCCAAGATGAAACCTGGGTTTGATCCCACTAAAGGTGGAAGACCTGAGTTCATTTTCGATGATGGACAATACCCTGAACAg GTTGATTGGATTGGCCAGAAGAACCAAATAGATGCTG CCAAGGCTGCTGGTGTTAAGCATATTGTCTTGGTTGGGTCCATGGGTGGAACAAATCCTGATCATCCTCTCAACAAACTGGGAAATGGGAACATACTG ATTTGGAAGAGGAAAGCTGAACAGTACCTTGCTGATTCTGGAACTCCTTACACAATAATCAG AGCTGGAGGACTTCTAGACAAAGAAGGAGGTGCACGAGAGCTCCTAGTTGGCAAAGACGATGAGCTTCTTCAAACAGACACCAAAACCGTCCCCAGGGCTGATGTTGCTGAAGTCTGCATTCAG gcATTGCTGTTCGAGGAAGCTAAGAATAAAGCATTTGATCTCGGTTCAAAACCAGAGGGAACCAGTTCTCCCACCAATGACTTCAAGGCTCTCTTCTCTCAAGTCACCGCTCGTTTTTAG